The Thermococcus thermotolerans genome contains a region encoding:
- a CDS encoding potassium channel family protein: MEEWDEIEVPKNVKDIFVEMKNTAELMVDLAYSSVLFNEEEMAEEVLELEEYLDLLNYHLMVHAVLAARKPREAEQITSILHMAHAIDDMSNAAADLAKMVLEGVELHPVITEAILGSEEIIGKIYVSADSLLVGRTLEELDLATNTGVWIVAVRRGKRWIFDPDGDFKIFPGDILIGRGTNTSIDYLKEIARGNIKVMGNE, from the coding sequence GTGGAAGAGTGGGACGAAATCGAGGTTCCAAAAAACGTCAAGGACATTTTTGTTGAGATGAAGAACACTGCAGAGCTGATGGTTGACCTCGCGTACTCCTCGGTACTCTTCAACGAGGAGGAGATGGCTGAGGAGGTGCTTGAGCTTGAGGAGTACCTCGACCTGCTCAACTATCACCTCATGGTCCACGCGGTTCTGGCCGCGAGGAAACCCAGGGAGGCGGAGCAGATAACGTCTATACTCCACATGGCGCACGCCATAGACGACATGTCCAACGCGGCCGCCGACCTGGCGAAGATGGTTCTGGAGGGGGTGGAGCTTCACCCTGTCATAACCGAGGCGATACTGGGAAGCGAGGAGATAATAGGTAAAATCTACGTCTCTGCGGACTCACTGCTTGTCGGCAGGACGCTTGAGGAGCTCGACCTCGCGACCAATACCGGCGTATGGATTGTCGCTGTGAGGAGGGGCAAACGCTGGATTTTCGACCCCGACGGGGACTTCAAGATATTCCCCGGTGACATACTCATAGGCAGGGGCACTAACACGTCCATAGACTACCTCAAGGAGATAGCCAGGGGTAACATCAAGGTGATGGGCAATGAGTGA
- a CDS encoding DUF6849 domain-containing protein: MRVVLRPLFEAELPADFEEVIRSKLMGIEVRTGEDIEVNLLGKPLRFKVLLAEPSPLKVKGNTRIEFSRGGIEVVDFEFDEPVREVIPFEGGFVVVLERKVLILNHNGQKIYSDEFDDLKGVRASKGTVVIIHGGSKIRLVKP, from the coding sequence ATGAGGGTCGTTCTGAGGCCCCTCTTCGAGGCCGAACTTCCGGCGGACTTCGAGGAAGTCATACGGAGCAAGCTCATGGGAATAGAGGTCAGGACCGGCGAGGACATTGAAGTGAACCTCCTCGGAAAGCCGCTGCGCTTCAAGGTTCTTCTGGCCGAGCCCTCGCCCCTGAAAGTCAAGGGAAACACGAGGATAGAGTTTTCGAGGGGAGGCATCGAGGTCGTTGATTTTGAGTTCGATGAACCCGTTAGGGAGGTAATACCCTTTGAGGGTGGCTTCGTCGTTGTGCTCGAAAGGAAGGTTCTGATTCTGAACCACAATGGGCAAAAGATTTATAGCGATGAGTTCGATGACCTGAAAGGAGTTAGGGCCTCCAAAGGAACAGTGGTGATAATCCATGGCGGAAGCAAAATCAGGCTCGTTAAGCCTTGA
- a CDS encoding ATP-binding cassette domain-containing protein, with translation MSAIEVEDLVKKYGDFEAVKGISFRVRKGEIFAFLGPNGAGKTTTVHVLTTLLRPTAGRAIVAGHDVVKEPISVRRKIGIVFQDPSVDRELTAYENMLIHGRIYGLSGNELKEKIERLLKFVELWEFRDRPVKFFSGGMQRRLEIARSLLHEPEILFLDEPTIGLDPQTRAHIWDYIRAMKEEHNMTIFLTTHYMDEAEQLADRIAIMDHGKIIAEGTAEELKKLVGSDIIYLKLQAREELKCLKADFIRGCRLLPDGRVRLDVENAAESLPRLFELAERNGVKILEVTYHRPTLNDVFLHLTGREIRDEGGEQNVAKMIMRARRR, from the coding sequence ATGAGTGCGATTGAAGTTGAGGACCTCGTGAAAAAGTACGGCGACTTCGAAGCCGTCAAAGGGATTTCCTTCAGGGTCAGAAAAGGCGAAATATTCGCCTTCTTGGGGCCGAACGGAGCGGGAAAGACCACCACCGTCCACGTCCTGACGACCCTACTCCGGCCGACCGCTGGAAGGGCCATCGTAGCCGGCCACGACGTTGTTAAAGAGCCAATATCCGTGAGGAGGAAGATAGGGATAGTCTTTCAGGATCCCAGCGTTGATAGGGAACTTACCGCTTACGAGAACATGCTCATCCACGGCAGGATATACGGTCTGAGTGGAAATGAGCTGAAGGAGAAGATAGAACGCCTCCTAAAGTTCGTTGAGCTGTGGGAGTTCAGGGACAGGCCCGTCAAGTTCTTCTCCGGCGGAATGCAGAGGAGGCTTGAGATAGCGCGCTCGCTCCTCCACGAGCCTGAAATACTGTTCCTCGACGAGCCCACGATAGGCCTGGACCCCCAGACGAGGGCCCATATCTGGGACTACATCAGGGCCATGAAGGAGGAGCACAACATGACGATATTCCTCACCACACACTACATGGACGAGGCCGAGCAGTTGGCCGACAGGATAGCGATAATGGATCACGGGAAGATAATAGCGGAAGGAACGGCTGAAGAGCTGAAAAAGCTCGTGGGGAGCGACATTATCTACCTGAAGCTCCAAGCAAGGGAGGAACTGAAGTGCCTCAAGGCGGACTTTATCAGGGGATGCAGGCTCCTGCCGGACGGGCGGGTCAGGCTCGACGTTGAGAACGCCGCGGAGTCCCTGCCGAGGCTCTTTGAGCTTGCGGAGAGAAACGGGGTCAAAATACTTGAGGTAACCTACCACCGGCCGACCCTCAACGACGTCTTCCTCCACCTGACGGGGAGAGAGATAAGGGACGAGGGCGGCGAGCAAAACGTGGCAAAGATGATTATGAGGGCCAGGAGGAGGTGA
- a CDS encoding PadR family transcriptional regulator, protein MERPNFRGYMKILVLDLLHEPKHGYGIMSELERLYGIRLSAGTVYPILSSLRRSGLIEVAGTGARDRKAYVITEKGRKYLGKHGEELEEAKRRMRAYRVFLELGGDELKAAFRELFESVDELTEEQKTKIRELLTGCARELRLILLGGE, encoded by the coding sequence ATGGAGCGACCGAACTTTCGCGGTTACATGAAGATACTCGTGCTGGACCTCCTTCACGAGCCGAAGCACGGATACGGGATAATGTCCGAGCTGGAGAGGCTCTACGGAATAAGGCTGAGCGCCGGAACCGTGTATCCGATACTATCCTCCCTGAGGAGAAGCGGCCTCATCGAAGTCGCCGGAACGGGAGCGAGGGACAGGAAGGCCTACGTCATAACGGAGAAGGGCCGAAAGTACCTGGGGAAACACGGGGAGGAGCTTGAGGAGGCAAAGCGTAGGATGCGCGCCTACAGGGTCTTCCTCGAACTGGGAGGAGACGAGCTGAAGGCCGCCTTTAGGGAGCTGTTTGAGTCCGTTGACGAGCTGACCGAGGAGCAGAAGACGAAGATCAGGGAGCTCCTCACCGGATGCGCCAGAGAGTTGCGCCTGATCCTTCTTGGAGGTGAGTGA
- a CDS encoding potassium channel family protein — protein sequence MSELEEIRNCLIEMKDLSSLMVDLAFSSVMYNSEDIAEEVYLLEERMDELTLKVKRLALRLAKKEDDPEKLLSVIDMAEINEQISDAAYKISDLVLRDVEPHPIIRKIMEDTEEELGRVTVRKGSILHGRTLEQLKLPSKIGTRILAIKRGSRYIYNPGRSDVIKEGDVLIAVGSDLDRLRKLAGEEVEEE from the coding sequence ATGAGTGAGCTTGAGGAGATTAGGAACTGCCTCATAGAGATGAAGGACCTGTCATCGCTCATGGTCGACCTCGCCTTCTCGTCCGTCATGTACAACAGCGAGGACATAGCCGAGGAGGTCTACCTCCTTGAAGAGCGCATGGACGAGCTGACGCTCAAGGTCAAAAGGCTCGCCCTGAGGCTCGCCAAAAAGGAGGATGATCCCGAAAAGCTCCTCAGCGTTATAGACATGGCCGAGATAAACGAGCAGATAAGCGACGCGGCATACAAGATATCCGACCTCGTCCTCCGCGACGTCGAGCCTCACCCGATAATCAGGAAGATAATGGAGGACACTGAGGAGGAGCTCGGCAGGGTAACCGTCAGGAAGGGTTCCATCCTCCACGGCAGGACACTCGAACAGCTCAAGCTCCCGAGCAAGATTGGGACGAGGATTCTCGCCATAAAGCGCGGGAGCAGGTACATCTACAACCCGGGAAGAAGCGACGTCATAAAGGAGGGCGATGTCCTCATAGCGGTTGGCTCCGACCTCGACAGGCTGAGGAAGCTGGCCGGAGAAGAAGTGGAGGAGGAATAA
- a CDS encoding magnesium transporter: MAVTVQEFMGRVKHAYRVSLPSLVISLVIGFFGGTFLGKYLDKISREYPGLLIILPGMMGLRGNVFGSMASRFSTMLYLGDLEPSLREKKVLKNIVIAMMLSLIPVTVLWAVGVIQGIRYHALDILLIVVSSTILVSIILGYFTGFVTIFAFRRDVDPDSMAAPLVASVGDLLTIPSLISFILLIEASRRVFWLGNAALIAMFLLLIMVSRVRKAEVLEFRELFTTVTALALLSLVSGFTLQRFSGLISASVLLGFAYPSILSSFGNYGSIIAAKTSTVLHLGEIEGYISKEPFMEMASLLLTAPIVGVLINVFGAVIVYLVTGVRIGPAYQFVISYPIMVLFIMLYSYTISYFLFQRDIDPDSVAIPLISNNSDIFGTIYVVIIAKMMVG; encoded by the coding sequence ATGGCAGTGACGGTTCAGGAATTCATGGGGCGGGTAAAGCACGCCTACAGGGTTTCGCTGCCGTCGCTGGTCATTTCACTGGTCATAGGGTTCTTCGGCGGCACGTTTCTGGGTAAGTACCTGGACAAGATTAGCCGGGAGTATCCAGGGCTCCTGATAATCCTCCCGGGCATGATGGGCCTGCGCGGAAACGTCTTCGGCTCGATGGCGTCCCGCTTCTCCACGATGCTGTACCTCGGTGACCTTGAACCGTCCTTGAGGGAGAAAAAGGTTCTGAAGAACATAGTCATCGCGATGATGCTCTCTCTGATTCCCGTGACCGTCCTGTGGGCCGTTGGCGTGATACAGGGGATAAGGTACCACGCCCTCGATATCCTCCTCATAGTCGTCAGTTCGACCATTCTGGTGTCCATCATTCTCGGTTACTTCACGGGCTTCGTGACGATATTCGCGTTCAGGAGGGACGTTGACCCGGACAGCATGGCCGCACCCCTCGTGGCCTCTGTTGGAGACCTGCTGACTATACCTTCCCTCATATCCTTCATCCTCCTGATAGAGGCATCGAGGAGGGTGTTCTGGCTCGGAAATGCGGCCCTGATTGCGATGTTTCTCCTTCTGATCATGGTCTCTAGGGTGAGAAAGGCGGAGGTTCTGGAGTTCCGGGAGCTCTTCACGACCGTGACTGCCCTGGCCCTCCTTTCCCTGGTCTCCGGCTTCACCCTACAGCGCTTCAGCGGACTGATAAGCGCCTCTGTGCTGCTCGGGTTTGCGTACCCCTCTATCCTGAGCTCCTTCGGGAACTACGGCTCAATAATAGCGGCGAAGACCTCAACAGTGCTCCACCTCGGTGAGATTGAGGGATACATCTCGAAGGAGCCGTTCATGGAGATGGCATCTCTCCTCCTGACTGCGCCCATCGTGGGCGTCCTGATAAACGTTTTCGGCGCTGTCATAGTGTATCTAGTAACGGGCGTCCGAATCGGCCCCGCTTATCAGTTCGTTATTAGTTACCCCATTATGGTGCTCTTTATAATGCTGTACTCCTACACGATCTCCTACTTCCTCTTCCAGAGGGACATAGACCCCGACAGCGTGGCCATCCCGCTTATCTCGAACAACAGCGATATATTCGGGACGATTTACGTCGTCATAATAGCGAAGATGATGGTGGGTTGA
- a CDS encoding DUF257 domain-containing protein, with protein sequence MVTKRSVPEAVESIRDIRPGEAVVVEYTSRDPIHLAVSLPLLMVREGVKVVVSDVLDQLHVIRAHLEIMGIPAGWIEDLPVIKFGGTIPVGNVIKRISILKPAPVWSREYEDALASIPGLKMIVMMGIEKMINVRSDLPASTVWRTTGAPSLGAEDRIKITFVNRDLLEESTLEDIRELATRVFRLEFKDSRLIMEVTKSPHVKKCGKRFSIDADELVRYLQSVSGD encoded by the coding sequence GTGGTCACAAAGAGAAGCGTGCCCGAGGCCGTGGAGAGCATCCGGGACATCAGACCCGGCGAAGCGGTCGTCGTGGAGTACACCTCCCGCGACCCGATACACCTGGCTGTTTCTCTGCCCCTCCTGATGGTCAGAGAGGGCGTGAAGGTCGTCGTCAGCGATGTCCTTGACCAGCTCCACGTGATCCGGGCCCACCTTGAGATAATGGGAATCCCTGCAGGGTGGATTGAGGATCTGCCAGTCATTAAGTTTGGTGGAACCATCCCCGTTGGAAACGTCATCAAGAGGATAAGCATACTCAAACCGGCCCCAGTCTGGAGCAGGGAATACGAGGACGCGCTGGCCAGCATTCCCGGACTGAAGATGATAGTTATGATGGGGATTGAAAAGATGATAAACGTCAGGTCAGACCTCCCTGCGTCGACTGTATGGCGTACGACGGGTGCCCCCTCCCTCGGGGCGGAGGACAGGATAAAGATCACCTTTGTCAACAGAGACCTCCTGGAGGAGAGCACCCTGGAGGACATAAGGGAACTGGCTACGAGAGTTTTCCGGCTGGAGTTCAAGGACTCAAGACTGATTATGGAGGTCACAAAGTCTCCCCACGTTAAAAAGTGCGGGAAGAGGTTCTCGATAGACGCCGATGAGCTTGTTAGATACCTGCAGTCCGTTTCAGGCGACTGA
- a CDS encoding acetate--CoA ligase family protein — protein sequence MVEKIVEDMRPFFDPKAVAIIGATNKKGKVGNVIFENFKMNKERGIFKGNIYPVNPKLDEIDGYKVYKSVEELPEDTDLAVISIPAPFVPDTMRQIAKKGIKSVIIITGGFGELGEEGKKLEREILEIARENGIRVIGPNCVGVYVPDTGVDTVFLPESKMDRPKSGPIAFVSQSGAFAAAMLDWAAMAGIGIGKMVSYGNKLDVDDADLMDYFIHDEGINVVTFYIEGVKDGRKFIESAKRITKVKPVIALKSGRTEYGAKAASSHTGSLAGADTIYDAVFKQTGVIRAEDFEHMFDLAKAFAALKDKLPKGDRIGIITDGGGAGVMASDAVAKFGLKMADLSEETLKFLKENFPPHAVAGNPTDVVGDTDAERYRIAIEGFVNDPNVDAIVVIVLFQVPLLEEEKIIDILAEYQKKSSKPIVAVAMGGKKTDYYAKMLEDRGVPVYPTPERGVRALAGLVKYAEYLRRGA from the coding sequence ATGGTGGAAAAGATAGTTGAGGACATGAGGCCCTTCTTCGACCCGAAGGCGGTCGCTATCATCGGTGCAACCAACAAGAAGGGTAAGGTTGGAAACGTCATCTTTGAGAACTTCAAGATGAACAAGGAGAGGGGCATCTTCAAGGGCAACATCTATCCCGTGAACCCCAAGCTCGACGAGATTGACGGCTACAAGGTCTACAAGAGCGTTGAGGAGCTTCCGGAAGATACTGATCTGGCAGTCATCTCGATTCCGGCTCCGTTCGTTCCAGATACGATGAGGCAGATAGCGAAGAAGGGAATAAAGTCCGTCATAATCATCACCGGTGGCTTCGGTGAGCTCGGAGAAGAGGGCAAGAAGCTGGAGCGCGAGATACTTGAGATAGCCCGCGAGAACGGGATAAGGGTCATCGGCCCCAACTGTGTCGGTGTCTACGTTCCAGACACCGGCGTTGACACGGTATTCCTGCCCGAAAGCAAAATGGACAGGCCGAAGAGCGGGCCCATCGCTTTCGTCAGCCAGAGTGGAGCCTTTGCTGCCGCGATGCTCGACTGGGCAGCAATGGCCGGCATAGGCATAGGAAAGATGGTCAGCTACGGCAACAAGCTCGACGTTGACGATGCAGACCTGATGGACTACTTCATCCACGACGAGGGCATAAACGTTGTCACCTTCTACATCGAGGGCGTTAAGGACGGTAGGAAGTTTATCGAGAGCGCCAAGAGGATAACCAAGGTCAAGCCGGTTATAGCCCTCAAGAGCGGAAGGACCGAGTACGGGGCAAAAGCAGCTTCTTCCCACACCGGTTCCCTTGCTGGAGCCGACACGATTTACGATGCCGTCTTCAAGCAGACCGGCGTCATCCGCGCCGAGGACTTCGAGCACATGTTCGACCTGGCTAAGGCCTTTGCGGCACTTAAAGACAAGCTCCCGAAGGGCGACAGGATAGGCATCATCACCGACGGCGGTGGAGCGGGCGTTATGGCCAGCGATGCCGTCGCCAAGTTCGGTCTCAAGATGGCCGACCTCAGCGAGGAGACGCTCAAGTTCCTCAAGGAGAACTTCCCGCCGCATGCAGTGGCAGGAAACCCGACCGATGTTGTCGGCGACACCGACGCCGAGAGGTATAGAATCGCCATCGAGGGCTTTGTGAATGACCCGAACGTCGATGCGATAGTTGTCATAGTCCTCTTCCAGGTCCCGCTCCTTGAGGAGGAGAAGATAATCGACATTCTCGCGGAGTACCAGAAGAAGAGCAGCAAGCCGATAGTTGCAGTAGCAATGGGTGGCAAGAAAACCGACTATTACGCAAAGATGCTTGAGGACAGGGGAGTTCCGGTTTATCCGACCCCCGAGAGGGGTGTTCGCGCCCTGGCCGGTCTTGTCAAATATGCTGAATACCTCAGGAGGGGCGCTTAG
- a CDS encoding sugar phosphate isomerase/epimerase family protein yields the protein MLGLSMTAYGEGSLKGFERWVERAKSLGFGFIEVVSEWPHYLTEETVNSFREVADSYGMRVTVHAPFSDINIASFNDRIRDASLEIIRETVRLAAELDAVSVTVHPGHCSPVSMKNRRKYLEMHRESLRTIAKWSAEYGIKVGVENMPYFPILDAQTCERLWELVEGIEIGVTFDVGHLNTTTGKFKRFLNVLGERMIHVHLHDNSGGKDEHLALGDGTVPWARVLPRLPKTTWALEVSDIESARRSLEFLKKLHW from the coding sequence ATGCTCGGCCTATCCATGACGGCATACGGCGAGGGGAGCCTCAAGGGCTTTGAGCGGTGGGTGGAGCGGGCCAAGAGTCTCGGGTTTGGTTTCATAGAGGTGGTGAGCGAGTGGCCCCACTACCTGACGGAGGAGACCGTGAACTCGTTCAGGGAGGTTGCGGACTCGTACGGGATGAGGGTCACCGTTCATGCGCCCTTCAGCGACATCAACATCGCGTCCTTCAATGATAGGATAAGAGATGCCTCCCTGGAAATAATACGTGAGACCGTCCGGCTAGCTGCGGAGCTCGATGCGGTGTCTGTTACAGTCCATCCTGGCCACTGTTCACCCGTGAGCATGAAAAACAGGCGGAAATACCTCGAAATGCACAGGGAGTCCCTCAGGACAATCGCCAAATGGAGCGCTGAGTACGGCATCAAAGTTGGGGTCGAGAACATGCCGTACTTTCCCATCCTGGACGCCCAGACGTGTGAAAGGCTCTGGGAGCTGGTGGAGGGTATTGAGATAGGGGTGACTTTCGACGTCGGGCACCTGAACACGACCACGGGGAAATTCAAGCGTTTCCTCAATGTCCTTGGGGAAAGGATGATCCACGTCCACCTCCACGACAACTCTGGAGGAAAAGACGAGCACCTCGCCCTGGGAGACGGAACTGTCCCTTGGGCCAGGGTGCTCCCGAGGCTTCCGAAGACGACCTGGGCGCTTGAAGTCAGCGATATCGAATCTGCCCGGAGAAGCCTCGAATTTTTGAAAAAATTACACTGGTGA
- a CDS encoding endonuclease III domain-containing protein, translated as MAEAKSGSLSLEKFTFDESWAEKKKRAEKIVEILMETYPREKLLIGDPYRTLVHCIISQRMRDEVTYKVWRELFRKYGSIERIARTPVDEMQEFLRKNGVGLWKTKGEWIVKASQIILEKYGGKVPDDIKELMKLPGIGRKCANIVLAYGFGRQAIPVDTHVNRISKRLGLAPPRVPPEKVEEYLAELIPYEKWIYVNHAMVDHGKRICNPIRPKCSSCPLRELCPYAKGLVTDADIKGKARG; from the coding sequence ATGGCGGAAGCAAAATCAGGCTCGTTAAGCCTTGAAAAGTTCACCTTTGATGAAAGCTGGGCGGAAAAGAAAAAACGCGCGGAAAAAATCGTCGAGATTCTGATGGAAACTTATCCGAGGGAGAAGCTCCTCATCGGCGATCCGTACAGAACGCTGGTACACTGCATAATCTCCCAGCGCATGAGGGACGAGGTGACCTACAAGGTGTGGAGGGAGCTTTTCAGGAAATACGGGAGTATTGAAAGGATAGCAAGAACGCCCGTCGATGAGATGCAGGAGTTTTTGAGAAAGAACGGCGTCGGCCTCTGGAAGACCAAGGGCGAGTGGATAGTGAAGGCTTCTCAGATAATACTCGAAAAGTACGGAGGAAAGGTTCCGGACGACATTAAAGAACTTATGAAGCTCCCGGGAATCGGGAGGAAGTGCGCCAATATAGTTCTCGCTTATGGCTTTGGGAGGCAGGCCATACCCGTTGACACCCACGTGAACAGGATAAGCAAGCGCCTCGGCCTGGCCCCACCAAGGGTTCCGCCCGAGAAGGTCGAGGAGTACCTCGCGGAGCTGATCCCCTACGAGAAGTGGATCTACGTCAACCACGCAATGGTCGACCACGGGAAGAGGATATGCAACCCGATAAGGCCAAAGTGCAGTTCCTGCCCGCTGAGGGAGCTGTGCCCCTACGCGAAGGGTCTGGTAACTGATGCGGATATAAAGGGTAAGGCCCGGGGTTAG
- a CDS encoding cysteine synthase family protein, giving the protein MYFAKLEFFNPFSRSIKDRAVFNMLMKALERGDINGTKKLFEATSGNVGISLAALSNVFGIEFRAYLPKPTPKATQVLLKVLGAEVVMTDFETIDPSMVRYVQEEARKAGAVNLNQFENDDNFDAHYRFTAREIKEQLRSIDRKPDVIIAGIGTSGHIAGIASYFKERYETQVIGVVPAKGEKIPGIKRLETRPKWYFQVEIDRVLEITRKEAIEGAIRVARRDGLLIGLSSGAVVKGYEKVAEELGEKTYVLIFPDDGFKYVEVFESYLGMV; this is encoded by the coding sequence ATGTATTTTGCCAAGCTGGAGTTCTTTAACCCCTTCAGCAGGAGCATAAAGGACAGGGCCGTTTTTAACATGCTTATGAAGGCCCTGGAGCGCGGGGATATCAACGGCACGAAAAAGCTTTTTGAGGCCACCTCCGGCAACGTCGGGATTTCTCTGGCGGCTTTGAGCAACGTTTTTGGCATTGAGTTCAGGGCCTATCTGCCGAAGCCAACGCCCAAGGCCACACAGGTTCTCCTCAAGGTTCTTGGTGCCGAGGTAGTTATGACGGACTTTGAGACGATAGACCCCTCCATGGTTCGCTACGTCCAGGAGGAGGCCAGGAAGGCAGGAGCCGTGAACCTCAACCAGTTCGAGAACGACGACAACTTCGACGCCCACTACCGCTTTACGGCCAGGGAGATAAAGGAACAGCTGAGGAGCATAGACAGAAAACCGGACGTCATCATAGCAGGTATCGGAACTTCCGGACACATAGCAGGCATAGCGAGCTACTTCAAGGAGCGCTATGAGACGCAGGTTATCGGTGTGGTTCCGGCGAAGGGCGAGAAGATACCCGGCATCAAGAGGCTTGAGACGAGGCCCAAGTGGTACTTCCAGGTCGAGATAGACAGGGTCTTGGAGATAACGAGGAAAGAGGCCATCGAAGGGGCAATCCGCGTTGCAAGGAGAGACGGCCTCCTCATAGGCCTAAGCTCCGGTGCCGTTGTTAAGGGCTATGAGAAGGTTGCTGAAGAACTCGGCGAGAAGACTTACGTCCTCATCTTCCCGGACGATGGGTTTAAATACGTGGAGGTCTTTGAAAGCTACCTGGGGATGGTATGA
- a CDS encoding DUF257 domain-containing protein yields MGGLQMGEFLEDLVFDYADMIRPGELVLVEYTSREPVYLLFQVITEYARSRGVPVIVVDILDGFHVMKSQLTFTGIDTSSLNEIPVLKVGGKIDTGKVLSRVKETAEIAVFKRQLMKGLKRIHEEFGEAPFIRIVVGTSELLQMLERDPAKMEEFFAGIIRPLVGNPYSRGVVFINRKRVSRRGLKEVEEISTRVLETRVECGKLTIRVVKSIYFGEYGAEIQLDPCALRKRLTLGGE; encoded by the coding sequence ATGGGGGGATTGCAGATGGGAGAATTCCTTGAGGATCTGGTGTTCGATTACGCTGACATGATACGGCCGGGAGAGCTGGTTCTTGTGGAATATACGTCCAGAGAGCCTGTGTACCTGCTTTTTCAGGTAATCACTGAGTATGCGAGGAGCAGGGGCGTGCCCGTGATTGTTGTTGATATCCTCGACGGGTTCCACGTCATGAAGAGCCAGCTGACGTTCACTGGCATCGATACATCTTCCCTAAATGAGATCCCAGTCCTCAAAGTGGGGGGAAAGATAGACACAGGCAAGGTTCTTTCAAGGGTGAAGGAGACGGCTGAGATTGCCGTCTTTAAGAGACAGCTCATGAAGGGTCTCAAGAGGATACATGAGGAGTTCGGTGAGGCACCTTTCATTAGGATCGTCGTTGGAACATCCGAACTGCTCCAGATGCTTGAGAGAGATCCAGCCAAAATGGAAGAGTTCTTCGCCGGCATCATCAGGCCCCTGGTCGGGAACCCATACAGCAGGGGCGTGGTCTTCATAAACCGGAAGCGTGTCTCCCGCAGGGGGTTAAAGGAAGTCGAGGAGATATCAACCCGCGTACTTGAGACAAGGGTGGAGTGTGGCAAGCTCACAATAAGGGTCGTCAAGTCAATATACTTCGGGGAGTACGGGGCCGAGATTCAGCTCGACCCATGCGCGCTCCGGAAGCGCCTGACATTGGGGGGTGAGTGA
- a CDS encoding acetate--CoA ligase family protein, which translates to MKEEALKVIKEVLASGRTSLVEYEAKQVLKAYGLPVPEEKLAKTLDEALRYAEEIGYPVAMKLMSPQILHKSDAKVVLLNIKTPEELKEKWEIIHENARKYRPDAEILGVLIAPMLKVGREIIIGVTEDPQFGHAIMFGLGGIFVEVLKDVTFRIVPITERDARKMIQEIKSYPILAGARGEEPADIDAIVNLLLKVSELVDDLRDYIKEMDLNPVFVYEKGKGAVVVDARIIVKESQ; encoded by the coding sequence ATGAAGGAGGAAGCCCTTAAAGTTATCAAAGAAGTTTTGGCCTCCGGCAGGACTTCGCTCGTTGAGTACGAGGCAAAGCAGGTGCTCAAGGCCTACGGCCTTCCCGTTCCGGAGGAGAAGCTCGCAAAGACGCTTGATGAGGCACTCCGCTATGCGGAAGAAATCGGCTATCCCGTCGCCATGAAACTCATGTCCCCGCAGATTCTCCACAAGAGCGACGCCAAGGTCGTTCTTCTCAACATAAAGACCCCCGAGGAGCTGAAGGAGAAGTGGGAGATTATCCATGAGAACGCCAGGAAGTACCGCCCGGACGCCGAAATCCTTGGTGTTCTCATCGCACCGATGCTCAAGGTCGGAAGGGAGATAATCATAGGCGTCACCGAGGACCCGCAGTTCGGGCATGCAATAATGTTCGGCCTCGGTGGAATCTTCGTGGAGGTTCTCAAGGACGTCACCTTCCGCATAGTGCCAATAACCGAGCGCGATGCCAGGAAGATGATCCAGGAGATAAAGAGCTATCCGATTCTCGCCGGAGCCCGCGGCGAGGAGCCTGCAGATATAGACGCCATAGTCAACCTCCTCCTCAAGGTCAGCGAGCTCGTCGACGACCTAAGAGACTACATCAAGGAGATGGACCTCAACCCGGTCTTCGTCTACGAGAAAGGCAAGGGCGCTGTGGTGGTCGATGCGAGGATAATTGTAAAGGAATCTCAGTGA